The Streptomyces sp. HUAS MG91 sequence CGGCGTCGGCGGCCTGCACGATGCGGCTGGCGACGTCCTTGGCGCGGGTGCGCAGCCAGACGTTCTCCAGGGCGAGGCGGAGCGCGGCGGCGACGGAGCCGAGCAGTTCCGGGTCGTCCGCGAGGGCCGGGTCGTGGTGGAGCAGGGCGAGCGGGCGGCCGTCGGCGGCGCGCACCGGGGTGCGCCCGGGGCCGTCGGCGCCGACCTCGCGGCCGGACCCGTCGACGTAGGCCCGCTTCTCCTCGCGCCACAGGCCGAGCCGCAGCGTCGCGTCGCCGAGGACGCGGACGAGGGCTTCGCGGACCCGGGCCGGGTCGGGGTCGGTGCCGACGTCGATGACCAGGCCGCTGACCTCGGCGCGCTGGAGGTGCATGCGGAGCAGCCCGGCGAGGAAGGCGAAGGGGACGGCGACCTGGGAGAGGTCGGAGAGCAGGTAGACGGCCTGCGCGGTGAGCGAGTCGGAGTCGCCGAACCAGGGGACGACATAGAACAGCATGTCCCACATGAGGAAGACGACGGCGATGCCGATGCCCATCCAGGCGGGCAGCAGGGCGCGGCGGCGGGCCGCCGAGGCGTGCCGCCAGCGCTGCACGATGGCCACGGCGGCGACGGCGGAGATGATCCATCCCGCCGCGTGGTAGGCGGCGTCGAAGGCGTCGAAGGCGCCGTTCCAGGCGGGGACGGCGATGAGGTTCGGGCCGCAGTCGACGCAGTCGAGGTAGGTCGCGTCGGTGTTGCGCGCCGGGTCGAACAGGAGCGTGCGGATCAGGCCGCCGACGGCGACGAGCGCGTACGCGCTCTGGACGAGGCGGCGGGTGAGGACCGTGGTGAGGCGGCCCTCGGGGAAGGACAGCACGAGGTGCAGCAGCACCGCCATGTTCAGCGCCTCCCACCAGGCGCCGAAGCTGAACAGGGCGGGCACGGCGGAGCCCTGGAGGTTGCCGAAGAACCAGGTGATGCCCTCGGCCGTCATCAGCGGGCCGGTGTGGTTGGCGGGCCTGCGCCGCCAGGCGACGAGGCCGGCGATCACATAGGCGCCGCCGACCGCGAGGTCGCGTACGAGATCCGATGCGGACGCGCCGCTGCGGCCGTACGCCCATGTTCCGGCCGACGCCGACACGACGGCGAGGGCCGCGGCCCCGGTCAGGCGCAGCCGCAGCCCGCGCCCACCCTGACTGTCCACGCGCCACACCGTAAGCCATAGGGGCCACGGAGCGTAAACAGGTGAGGTACGTACCGCGTCTTCCGGAACATTGGTGCCCCGTGCGGTGCCTCGTCTCCCTAGAGTTGCGGGGAGGGGGCCGGGATCCGGCCGGGTTCGGCGACGGGGGTTGTGATGGGGTCGCGCGGTGTGCTGTCGTTCGCGGACGCTCTGGGGTTACTGGGGGTGGATTCGGCGCGGATCGCCGCTCTGGACAGGGCAGTTGGCGGTGCGCTGAATCTGGCGACCGGCGGGGCGAGCGGCACGCTGCTCGGGATGGTGTCGGGGCGCGGCCGGATCGTCGGGGCGGGGCGCGACGCGGTGCACGGGGTCGCCGAGCGGCTCGGGCGGGCCGGGAGACGGGCCGAGCGGACCGAGGTGCTGCGGGCGGCGCACACGGTGATCGTGGTGGTGGCGTGGTTCGAGGCGCTGGACGGGGCGCGGCTGCCGTTCTCGCTCGACGACGTGGAGCTGACCCGGGGCGAGCAGTTGCGGCTGGTGGGGACGGACGAGGTCGCGGGGGACGATCTGGTGCGCGCGTTGCTGTCGACGGAGGTTCCGTTTCCGGCGCCGCACCGTCCGCCGGAGGCCATGGCTCTTGAACTGAAGTCGTTCTACACGACGGTCAGCGGACGGTTCTGGCAGTTCCTGACCGGACTGCGCATCTGGGAGCAGCTCCAGGACCTGGACCAGTCCCGGACCTCGGCGGTCCTGGGCGGCACTCTGGTCGACGACGCGGTGCGGAGATACTCCGCTCTCTATGCTCAACTGTCTCTCGCAGCACCCGAGTTCAACTTCTGGGTCACCCTCAACGAGCATCAGGCGACCCGCGCCGAGGTCCGCCGCGCTCTCGACGGCGTACGGACGCTGCTGGTCGGCTCCGCCGCGCATCTCACCCCGCCCGCCGATGTCGCCGCCGCGCTGGCCCGGGCGCACACCGCCACGCTCGGGCGTCCGGTGCTCGACGCCACCACGGCGCCGGAGGGCATCCGTGTCCCCTCGCTGCGGGAGATGTATCTCGACCCGGACTTCCGGGTCGCGGAGCCGCAAGGGCAGTCGGGACCGGCCGACGAGTCCTGGTGGCAGCGGTTCGGGGTGCGCCAGGACCTGACGCGGTATCTCGCGGGCGCGCTCACCAATCCGGCTCTCGCCCACTCCCCGCTCCTGATCCTGGGCCAGCCCGGGGCGGGCAAGTCCGTGCTCACCCGGGTGCTCGCCGCACGGCTGTCGGAAGCCGGGTTCCTGCCGGTCCGGGTCCCGCTGCGGGACGTACGCGCCGAGGACGAGCTCCAGGACCAGATCGAGCTGGCGGTGCGGGCCACCACGGGCGAGCGCACGACCTGGCCCGAACTCGTCAGATCCGCGGGTGGCTCGACGCCGGTGCTGCTCCTCGACGGCTTCGACGAACTCCTCCAGACGACGGGCGTCCACCACAACGACTTCCTGGTCCGTGTCGCCCGGTTCCAGCAGCGCGAGGCGGAGCAGGGCCGGTCCGTCCTGGCCCTGGTGACCAGCCGGACCAGCGTCGCCGACCGGGCCCGCTATCCAGAGGGGCTGGTGGCGCTGCGTCTCGAGCCGTTCCGCCCGGAGCAGATCCAGCAGTGGCTGGCCATCTGGAACGACGCCAATGCTCGTGTTCTGACGCCTCTGCGCTGGGAGGCCGTGGCCCAACACGCCGAACTCGCCTCCCAGCCCCTGCTGTTGACCATGCTAGCGCTCTACGACGCCACCGAAGGCGGCCTGAACCGGGACGGGGCGCCGCTCGCCGTCACCGAGCTGTACGAGGAGCTGCTGTCCTCGTTCGCGCGCCGCGAGGTGGGCAAGTCGACCCGGGAGGCCGTGCCGGACGCCGAGACCGAGGAGCGCGTCGAGCGGGAGCTGCAACGGCTGTCGCTGGTCGCTTTCGCCCTGCTCAACCGGCGTCGCCAGTGGGTGTCGGCCGCCGACCTGGACGAGGACCTCACGGCGCTGCTCGGGAAGCACGCCGTCGTGTCCGCCGGATTCCGCGCGCCGCTCGGCGCCGCCGAGATCGCGCTCGGCCGGTTCTTCTTCGTGCAGCGGTCCCAGTCGGTCCGCAGCGGCCAGGTCCTTGCGACGTACGAGTTCCTGCACGCGACGTTCGGCGAGTATCTGGCGG is a genomic window containing:
- a CDS encoding histidine kinase; its protein translation is MDSQGGRGLRLRLTGAAALAVVSASAGTWAYGRSGASASDLVRDLAVGGAYVIAGLVAWRRRPANHTGPLMTAEGITWFFGNLQGSAVPALFSFGAWWEALNMAVLLHLVLSFPEGRLTTVLTRRLVQSAYALVAVGGLIRTLLFDPARNTDATYLDCVDCGPNLIAVPAWNGAFDAFDAAYHAAGWIISAVAAVAIVQRWRHASAARRRALLPAWMGIGIAVVFLMWDMLFYVVPWFGDSDSLTAQAVYLLSDLSQVAVPFAFLAGLLRMHLQRAEVSGLVIDVGTDPDPARVREALVRVLGDATLRLGLWREEKRAYVDGSGREVGADGPGRTPVRAADGRPLALLHHDPALADDPELLGSVAAALRLALENVWLRTRAKDVASRIVQAADAERGRLERDLHDGAQARLVFALMSVRRVRRGLADHPDEILRAAADEAESSLRLAIEELRGIAHGIHPAVLTREGLAPALNALAKEAALPVVVAAEPRRYDPLVETTAYFTVCEALSNAAKHAGARAVSVSARQEGDRLVVETVDDGVGGVDTAHGTGLRGLADRLAAVDGVLHIDSPAGGGTRIRAELPCG